Proteins co-encoded in one Bacillus kexueae genomic window:
- a CDS encoding DUF72 domain-containing protein, giving the protein MIYIGVTGWGDHDSLYPPGLSPADKLKEYAAHFPTVEVDSTFYAIQPERNVRKWVQDTPDSFQFVVKAYQGMTGHSRGVNPFQSREEMFEAFKRMLIPFQEANKLAMVLFQFPPWFSCSRENVSYLRYCKSMMGDITCALEFREQSWFDVKYREQTIEFMLKEKWIHSICDEPQAGKGSVPTVLRTTDDVMTLVRFHGRNVHGWTKPKEGNWRDVRYLYRYNDQELSEWKENIKSLHEQSQNVFVLFNNNSGGDAADNAKQFIQLLDIEYKDLAPKQLDLFDWTE; this is encoded by the coding sequence ATGATTTATATAGGGGTAACAGGATGGGGAGATCACGATTCACTTTATCCACCTGGTTTATCTCCTGCAGACAAATTAAAGGAATATGCAGCTCATTTTCCCACGGTAGAAGTAGATTCAACTTTTTATGCTATTCAACCTGAGCGGAACGTAAGAAAATGGGTACAGGATACACCGGATTCATTTCAATTTGTCGTAAAAGCTTATCAGGGAATGACAGGACATAGCAGGGGAGTAAATCCTTTTCAAAGTAGAGAAGAGATGTTTGAAGCATTTAAGCGTATGCTTATTCCATTTCAAGAAGCGAATAAACTGGCGATGGTCTTATTTCAGTTCCCACCCTGGTTTTCGTGTAGTCGCGAAAATGTTAGTTATTTACGGTATTGCAAATCTATGATGGGAGACATTACATGTGCTCTTGAATTTCGTGAGCAATCATGGTTTGATGTGAAATATCGAGAACAAACCATTGAATTTATGTTAAAAGAGAAATGGATACATAGCATTTGTGATGAGCCGCAAGCGGGCAAAGGCTCTGTTCCAACTGTTTTGAGAACAACGGATGATGTTATGACGTTAGTTCGATTTCACGGAAGAAATGTGCATGGTTGGACAAAACCGAAAGAGGGGAATTGGCGAGATGTACGCTATTTATATCGCTACAACGATCAAGAATTGTCTGAGTGGAAAGAGAATATAAAATCCCTTCATGAACAGTCACAAAATGTCTTTGTGCTATTCAATAACAACTCAGGCGGCGATGCAGCAGACAATGCCAAACAATTTATTCAATTGCTGGACATTGAATATAAAGATTTGGCACCTAAGCAGCTCGATTTGTTTGATTGGACGGAATGA
- a CDS encoding sulfite exporter TauE/SafE family protein produces MDFLILIIIGFLAGTLGSLLGLGGGIIVVPALLFLAPYLSILEGMSHQVAVGTSLVVIIFTGLSSTLAYMKYKKVDYKSGFVLFIGSGPGALVGAWVNKSLQSNDFNIYFGLFMIGCAILLFLNERLKPKQKERKNGFIRTYYNEEGQKLTYGFHPVFGGVIAFGVGFLSGLFGIGGGSLMVPAMIMLFLFPPHIAVATSMFIIFMSSIVSSTTHVVLGNVNWLYALALVPGAWFGGKFGAHINQKLKSKHIVQLLRIILIIVGLRLIYQGMA; encoded by the coding sequence ATGGACTTTTTGATTTTAATAATAATCGGCTTTCTAGCCGGAACATTAGGCAGTTTGTTAGGGCTTGGTGGAGGAATCATCGTCGTACCCGCCTTATTATTTTTAGCACCATACTTAAGCATTTTAGAAGGAATGTCTCATCAAGTAGCTGTTGGAACGTCTTTAGTGGTGATTATTTTTACCGGTCTATCCTCTACCTTGGCGTATATGAAGTATAAGAAGGTAGATTACAAAAGTGGGTTCGTCCTGTTTATCGGAAGTGGTCCAGGTGCGCTAGTCGGAGCATGGGTAAACAAAAGTTTACAGTCTAATGATTTTAATATTTATTTCGGCTTGTTCATGATTGGATGTGCCATATTACTATTTTTAAATGAACGTTTGAAACCAAAGCAAAAAGAACGAAAAAACGGATTCATTCGAACGTACTATAATGAGGAAGGTCAAAAATTAACTTACGGCTTTCACCCTGTATTTGGGGGTGTTATCGCTTTTGGGGTCGGATTTTTATCAGGTTTATTTGGAATTGGTGGCGGTTCATTAATGGTTCCAGCAATGATTATGCTCTTTTTATTTCCCCCTCATATTGCCGTTGCGACATCCATGTTTATCATCTTCATGTCGTCCATAGTTAGTTCCACTACACATGTAGTACTAGGGAATGTCAATTGGCTGTACGCTTTGGCGCTCGTTCCTGGAGCGTGGTTTGGAGGAAAGTTCGGAGCGCATATCAATCAAAAACTAAAGAGTAAACACATTGTTCAATTGTTACGCATCATTTTAATTATTGTTGGGTTACGTCTTATTTATCAAGGAATGGCTTAA
- a CDS encoding YunC family protein produces the protein MVTMTPIIIDQFQFTAVTIKLPKTNFMAIMNDKGYIMCGALDVALLNEKLKDRGIVAGRAVGVRTLDQLLEAPLESVTYEAERLGIVPGTTGKEALLKMV, from the coding sequence ATGGTTACGATGACCCCAATTATCATCGATCAATTTCAATTTACTGCAGTCACCATCAAGCTTCCAAAAACGAACTTCATGGCAATAATGAACGATAAAGGATATATTATGTGTGGAGCATTAGATGTTGCACTACTAAATGAGAAGCTAAAAGACCGTGGAATTGTTGCAGGTCGCGCTGTCGGTGTTCGAACGCTAGATCAATTACTTGAAGCACCGTTAGAATCTGTTACCTATGAAGCGGAACGTTTAGGAATTGTACCAGGAACGACTGGAAAAGAAGCGTTGCTTAAAATGGTTTAA
- the yunB gene encoding sporulation protein YunB, giving the protein MFKTRKRLPKKGPLPFRYVFLLTFVFFMFSTAAGLWVINKGIEPTLKSIAETETRRIATLVINNAINKHINDEVDPDKLVVIEKDENGKVSHFEFNAQTVNKVQTQITQKVQRNLREAEKGNIDILDIPEIDIKKEGEPEEEGIIYYIPLGQATNNALLGNLGPRVPVRFYVIGSVDSNVEKSIVEYGINNAVIEISVHVKVDVQVVIPFATSITTVENTIPIDYIGVQGEVPDFYNGSGNANPSIELPVGE; this is encoded by the coding sequence TTGTTCAAAACGAGGAAACGTCTTCCTAAGAAAGGGCCGCTCCCTTTCCGATATGTATTTCTATTAACCTTCGTCTTTTTTATGTTTTCAACAGCTGCAGGACTATGGGTCATTAACAAAGGTATTGAGCCAACATTAAAAAGCATTGCAGAAACGGAAACTAGACGTATTGCAACGCTTGTAATCAATAATGCGATTAACAAACATATTAACGATGAAGTTGATCCGGATAAACTTGTAGTCATTGAAAAGGATGAAAACGGAAAAGTTTCGCATTTTGAATTTAATGCGCAAACGGTAAATAAAGTGCAAACGCAAATCACTCAAAAGGTACAACGGAATTTACGGGAGGCCGAAAAAGGAAACATCGACATTTTAGATATACCGGAAATAGATATTAAAAAGGAAGGCGAGCCTGAAGAAGAAGGAATCATTTATTATATCCCACTTGGGCAAGCAACGAACAATGCGTTACTAGGGAATTTAGGGCCAAGAGTCCCTGTTCGTTTTTATGTCATCGGAAGTGTAGATTCCAATGTAGAAAAATCAATTGTTGAATATGGGATTAATAATGCAGTCATTGAAATATCCGTTCATGTAAAGGTAGATGTTCAGGTTGTTATTCCTTTTGCAACTTCCATTACAACAGTAGAGAATACGATTCCAATTGATTATATCGGCGTTCAAGGTGAAGTACCTGACTTTTATAATGGGAGTGGGAATGCAAATCCTTCCATAGAATTACCAGTAGGAGAATAG
- a CDS encoding bifunctional metallophosphatase/5'-nucleotidase, translated as MGQTIHIYHTNDLHSHFEMWPQISYYLKQQKIKHDTNGETCLLFDIGDHVDRFHPISEATSGKANIQLLNELNYDAVTIGNNEGITLSHDQLDTLYDEATFPVIVANLRKENGDRPKWTKPYEIITTEQGIKIGVIGVTVFYETFYRMLGWSILDPFDCIKQVLKEIRDYVDGVVLLSHLGLSDDEIVARKFPEIDVIIGGHTHHVLQNGKVVNNTLLTGAGKYGQWIGHIKITLGEGEENEIQAELVDTNLLPQDKEASLHLQQLEKEAKSVLNEPVARLTKPLELNWFKDSSFSQLLAKAVKEWCNSEASMVNAGVLLESLPKGIVTKGDIHRICPHPINPCLLTISGNQLKEVILQARTDKMEKLKLKGLGFRGKVMGRMIFDGIVVEGKKLEDGQFHVREVYVNGAPLDPNRTYRIATLDMFTLGPLYPELSHLNEKTYFMPEMLRDILEWKLKQS; from the coding sequence TTGGGACAGACTATTCATATTTATCATACAAACGATTTACATAGTCATTTTGAAATGTGGCCTCAAATATCCTATTACTTAAAGCAGCAAAAAATAAAGCATGATACGAATGGTGAGACATGCCTCCTTTTTGATATAGGCGATCACGTTGATCGCTTTCATCCCATTTCGGAAGCAACTTCTGGAAAAGCGAACATCCAGTTGTTAAACGAACTAAATTACGATGCGGTTACGATTGGGAATAACGAGGGAATAACGTTATCTCATGACCAATTAGATACGTTGTATGATGAGGCAACGTTTCCGGTCATTGTTGCGAACCTTAGGAAAGAAAATGGTGATAGGCCTAAATGGACGAAACCGTATGAAATCATAACTACTGAACAAGGAATAAAAATTGGTGTTATCGGTGTAACGGTGTTTTATGAAACCTTTTATCGAATGCTTGGCTGGTCCATTCTTGACCCGTTCGATTGTATCAAGCAAGTTTTGAAAGAAATTCGTGACTATGTGGATGGCGTCGTTTTGCTTTCTCATCTCGGCCTTTCAGATGATGAGATAGTTGCTCGTAAGTTCCCAGAAATAGATGTTATTATCGGTGGCCACACGCATCATGTACTGCAAAATGGAAAAGTGGTCAATAATACTTTGCTGACAGGTGCAGGAAAGTATGGACAATGGATAGGGCATATTAAAATAACTTTAGGTGAAGGTGAGGAAAACGAGATTCAAGCGGAATTAGTTGACACAAATTTATTGCCTCAAGATAAAGAGGCAAGCCTTCACCTGCAACAGTTAGAAAAAGAAGCGAAATCCGTATTAAATGAACCGGTAGCTCGCTTAACTAAACCTTTAGAGCTCAATTGGTTTAAAGATTCATCGTTTTCACAGCTGCTCGCAAAAGCGGTGAAAGAATGGTGTAATAGTGAAGCATCCATGGTAAATGCGGGAGTTTTACTGGAGTCGTTACCTAAAGGTATCGTGACGAAGGGAGATATTCATCGTATTTGCCCGCATCCAATCAACCCTTGCCTTTTAACTATATCAGGGAATCAGTTAAAAGAAGTTATTTTGCAAGCGAGAACAGACAAAATGGAAAAACTCAAACTAAAAGGTCTTGGATTTAGAGGGAAAGTCATGGGACGCATGATTTTTGATGGTATTGTAGTTGAGGGAAAAAAGCTTGAAGATGGACAATTTCATGTCAGAGAAGTTTATGTTAATGGGGCCCCACTTGATCCTAACCGTACGTATCGAATTGCAACACTAGATATGTTTACATTGGGTCCACTCTACCCTGAGTTAAGTCATTTAAACGAAAAAACGTACTTCATGCCGGAAATGCTTAGGGATATTTTAGAATGGAAATTAAAACAATCTTGA
- a CDS encoding Na+/H+ antiporter NhaC family protein, with protein sequence MIGTIFSIIPPIIAILMVLLTRRVLLSLGVGIISAALIINEFSLGESFMTIFRAVQGVFWSDGEVNTWNVYILLFLLILGVITALISISGGSRAFGEWAKKRVKTRVGAQLTAALLGIIIFIDDYFNALAVGQVTRPITDRQKVSRAKLAYIIDSTSAPVCVVSPISSWGAYIIAIIGSILVAHEVTEYTALSAFVSMIPMNFYVFSALILVFAVAYFNINIGSMKLHETRAETTGEVVDPNKEPIGEVKEDLPVSDKGTVGNLLWPIIALIVGTVGAMIWTGLQAVEGEVTIFAIFENTDVSMSLLYGGIFGLVITLIIYLSKGIQTSYLPKGFIEGMKSMLPAIYILIFAWTIVDLIGQLETGTYLAGIVEQTDLNVSYLPAILFVLSAFMAFATGTSWGTFGIMLPIAGDLTAATDITLMLPALAAVLGGSVLGDHCSPISDTTILSSTGAGSHHIDHVLTQLPYAIIGGIVATISFLVLGFTGSVALGFITMLIVMAIALFVLIRLRPRAV encoded by the coding sequence ATGATTGGTACAATTTTTTCTATTATCCCACCTATTATTGCCATTCTAATGGTTCTGTTAACGAGGAGAGTGTTACTTTCACTTGGAGTCGGAATCATTTCAGCGGCACTCATTATTAACGAATTCTCTTTAGGGGAATCATTCATGACGATTTTCAGAGCGGTTCAAGGAGTTTTCTGGTCAGATGGAGAGGTTAACACTTGGAATGTTTATATTTTACTATTTTTATTGATTTTAGGTGTTATTACTGCACTTATCTCAATTTCTGGCGGAAGCCGTGCTTTTGGTGAGTGGGCGAAAAAGCGTGTAAAAACTCGCGTCGGTGCACAATTAACGGCAGCACTACTTGGAATTATTATTTTTATCGATGATTATTTTAATGCCTTAGCGGTTGGACAAGTAACAAGACCTATTACAGATCGTCAAAAAGTATCTCGTGCTAAATTAGCCTACATTATTGACTCAACATCAGCACCAGTGTGTGTTGTGTCACCAATATCAAGTTGGGGTGCATACATTATTGCGATTATCGGGTCCATTCTTGTGGCACATGAAGTAACAGAATATACTGCGCTGTCTGCGTTCGTATCAATGATTCCAATGAACTTCTACGTATTTAGCGCGTTAATTCTAGTATTTGCTGTTGCTTACTTCAACATTAATATTGGTAGCATGAAGCTACATGAAACACGTGCGGAAACAACGGGTGAAGTTGTAGATCCGAATAAAGAACCGATTGGTGAAGTCAAAGAAGATTTACCAGTTAGTGATAAAGGAACAGTAGGGAACCTTTTATGGCCGATTATTGCTTTAATTGTTGGAACAGTTGGCGCGATGATTTGGACAGGTTTACAAGCGGTCGAAGGGGAAGTAACGATTTTTGCAATCTTTGAGAATACAGATGTTTCCATGTCTTTATTGTATGGGGGAATTTTCGGATTAGTCATAACCCTGATCATCTACTTGTCTAAAGGTATTCAAACAAGCTACTTACCGAAGGGCTTTATCGAAGGAATGAAGTCTATGCTACCAGCTATTTACATTCTGATTTTTGCATGGACTATTGTAGACTTAATTGGCCAATTAGAAACTGGAACGTATTTAGCTGGAATTGTTGAACAGACGGATTTAAATGTATCATACTTACCAGCCATTTTATTCGTACTTTCTGCTTTCATGGCGTTTGCAACGGGTACTTCTTGGGGAACATTCGGAATTATGCTTCCAATCGCTGGAGATTTAACAGCAGCTACTGACATTACGTTAATGCTCCCAGCGTTAGCAGCTGTACTAGGCGGTTCAGTATTAGGTGATCATTGCTCGCCCATTTCAGATACAACCATTCTTTCATCTACAGGTGCAGGAAGCCACCACATTGATCACGTATTAACCCAGTTACCTTACGCGATTATTGGTGGAATCGTTGCAACAATTAGCTTTTTAGTTTTAGGGTTCACAGGAAGCGTTGCTCTTGGATTTATCACAATGCTTATTGTAATGGCGATTGCATTATTTGTTTTAATTCGCCTACGTCCCCGTGCAGTTTAA